In Rattus rattus isolate New Zealand chromosome 3, Rrattus_CSIRO_v1, whole genome shotgun sequence, one genomic interval encodes:
- the Kcna3 gene encoding potassium voltage-gated channel subfamily A member 3, whose amino-acid sequence MTVVPGDHLLEPEAAGGGGGDPPQGGCGSGGGGGCDRYEPLPPALPAAGEQDCCGERVVINISGLRFETQLKTLCQFPETLLGDPKRRMRYFDPLRNEYFFDRNRPSFDAILYYYQSGGRIRRPVNVPIDIFSEEIRFYQLGEEAMEKFREDEGFLREEERPLPRRDFQRQVWLLFEYPESSGPARGIAIVSVLVILISIVIFCLETLPEFRDEKDYPASPSQDVFEAANNSTSGASSGASSFSDPFFVVETLCIIWFSFELLVRFFACPSKATFSRNIMNLIDIVAIIPYFITLGTELAERQGNGQQAMSLAILRVIRLVRVFRIFKLSRHSKGLQILGQTLKASMRELGLLIFFLFIGVILFSSAVYFAEADDPSSGFNSIPDAFWWAVVTMTTVGYGDMHPVTIGGKIVGSLCAIAGVLTIALPVPVIVSNFNYFYHRETEGEEQAQYMHVGSCQHLSSSAEELRKARSNSTLSKSEYMVIEEGGMNHSAFPQTPFKTGNSTATCTTNNNPNSCVNIKKIFTDV is encoded by the coding sequence ATGACCGTGGTGCCCGGGGACCACCTGCTGGAGCCAGAAGCGGCGGGAGGCGGCGGCGGGGACCCGCCTCAGGGAGGCTGTGgcagtggcggcggcggcggctgcgacCGCTACGAACCGCTGCCGCCCGCGCTGCCCGCCGCGGGCGAGCAGGATTGCTGCGGGGAGCGCGTGGTCATCAACATCTCCGGGCTGCGCTTCGAGACACAGCTCAAGACCCTCTGCCAGTTCCCTGAGACGCTGCTAGGCGACCCCAAGCGGCGCATGCGGTACTTCGACCCGCTCCGCAATGAGTACTTCTTCGACCGCAACAGACCCAGCTTCGACGCCATCCTCTACTACTACCAGTCCGGGGGCCGCATCCGCCGGCCGGTCAACGTGCCCATCGACATCTTCTCCGAGGAGATCCGCTTCTACCAACTGGGTGAGGAGGCTATGGAGAAGTTCCGTGAGGACGAGGGCTTCCTGCGGGAGGAGGAGCGACCCCTGCCCCGCCGTGACTTCCAGCGCCAGGTGTGGCTGCTCTTCGAATACCCCGAGAGCTCCGGGCCGGCCCGGGGCATTGCCATCGTGTCAGTGCTGGTCATTCTCATCTCCATTGTCATCTTCTGCTTGGAGACACTACCCGAGTTTCGCGACGAGAAGGACTATCCCGCCTCTCCGTCGCAGGACGTGTTTGAGGCTGCCAACAACAGCACGTCGGGGGCCTCCTCTGGAGCCTCCAGCTTCTCGGACCCCTTCTTCGTAGTGGAGACCCTGTGCATCATCTGGTTCTCCTTTGAGCTGCTGGTGCGATTCTTTGCTTGCCCCAGTAAAGCCACCTTCTCCAGAAATATCATGAACCTGATAGACATTGTAGCCATCATCCCTTATTTTATTACTCTGGGCACTGAGCTGGCTGAGCGACAGGGTAATGGGCAGCAGGCTATGTCACTGGCCATCCTGAGGGTCATCCGCCTAGTAAGGGTCTTCCGCATCTTCAAGCTCTCCCGCCATTCTAAGGGGCTGCAGATCCTGGGACAGACACTGAAGGCTTCCATGCGAGAGCTGGGGCtgctcattttcttccttttcattggGGTCATCCTTTTCTCCAGTGCAGTCTACTTTGCTGAGGCAGACGACCCTTCTTCGGGTTTTAACAGTATCCCGGATGCCTTCTGGTGGGCCGTGGTAACCATGACAACTGTCGGTTATGGTGATATGCACCCAGTGACCATAGGAGGCAAGATTGTGGGCTCTCTTTGTGCCATCGCAGGTGTCTTGACCATTGCATTGCCGGTTCCTGTGATTGTTTCCAACTTCAATTACTTCTACCATCGGGAGACAGAAGGGGAAGAGCAAGCCCAGTACATGCACGTGGGAAGCTGCCAGCACCTCTCCTCTTCAGCAGAGGAGCTCCGAAAAGCCCGGAGTAACTCCACTCTGAGTAAGTCGGAGTATATGGTGATCGAAGAGGGGGGTATGAACCACAGCGCCTTCCCCCAGACCCCCTTCAAAACGGGCAACTCCACTGCCACTTGCACCACGAACAATAATCCCAACTCCTGTGTCAACATCAAAAAGATATTCACTGATGTCTAA